A region of Paractinoplanes abujensis DNA encodes the following proteins:
- a CDS encoding SAM-dependent methyltransferase: MELHTDRPHPARVYNFLLGGDVYFEADRIAAEQGMKSHPASRVPPRENRAFLRRAVRYLAAEQGVDQFLDIGTGIPSAPNVHHVAQAVHPAARVVYVDHDPIVLAHAQGLLDGDPAGVTSFVQADLLRPAEILAAPQVRAVLDFDRPVGLLLVAVLHFVGDDQDPYGIMRVLTDALPPGSFVALSHLTGDFAPESWAAVTEIYRRQGVTMRVRSRAEVERFFDGLDPVDPGLQVLTRWRSEPGERNEEPDAAVSVYGGVARIR; encoded by the coding sequence ATGGAGCTGCACACGGACCGGCCGCATCCTGCCCGGGTGTACAACTTCCTGCTCGGCGGTGACGTCTACTTCGAGGCCGATCGGATAGCTGCTGAGCAGGGAATGAAGTCCCATCCGGCCAGCCGGGTGCCGCCGCGGGAGAACCGGGCGTTTCTTCGCCGCGCCGTCCGGTATCTCGCCGCCGAGCAGGGAGTCGACCAGTTCCTCGACATCGGGACCGGCATTCCGAGTGCGCCCAACGTCCATCACGTCGCGCAGGCCGTGCATCCGGCGGCGCGGGTGGTCTACGTCGACCACGATCCGATCGTGCTGGCTCACGCGCAAGGGCTGCTGGACGGGGACCCGGCCGGTGTGACCTCCTTCGTTCAGGCCGACCTGCTCCGCCCGGCGGAGATCCTGGCCGCCCCGCAGGTGCGGGCGGTGCTCGACTTCGACCGGCCGGTCGGGCTTCTGCTGGTCGCGGTCCTGCACTTCGTCGGTGACGACCAGGACCCGTACGGGATCATGCGGGTCCTGACCGATGCTCTGCCGCCGGGCAGTTTTGTCGCCCTGTCCCACCTGACCGGCGATTTCGCTCCCGAGTCGTGGGCGGCGGTGACCGAGATCTACCGGCGGCAGGGCGTGACCATGCGGGTGCGGTCCCGGGCCGAGGTCGAGCGCTTCTTCGACGGCCTCGACCCGGTCGATCCGGGGCTGCAAGTGCTCACCCGGTGGCGTTCTGAACCCGGTGAACGTAACGAAGAGCCGGATGCCGCCGTCTCGGTCTACGGCGGAGTGGCCCGCATTCGATGA
- a CDS encoding sensor histidine kinase, giving the protein MRTRTQWLRLSGLAAAVFLAIALVEMSSAPVFRPGDLGLTVVLMGCFPLAVFLPTTAMTVAMLSIPFAAWTQQGLGGAQLIAELVLVVHGSYRSSARRSVIATVAAATVPPAGLVVFAGQEPWEFVFFGVFVTLAWALGALLRREQTRSRQLAELAAELAAERQARERAIVDEERARISRELHDAVAHTVSVMTMQAGVLRRRLSDRPVERDALAQVEELGRRSVQEIRRVVGLLRPDDADGLGPAPALHRLGDLVGQVRAAGLDVQLTVSGDQVEVPPSMDTSAYRVVQEGLTNVLRHAGAAHATVTVVYAPDALSVTVSDDGNGPSERTRAGHGLVGMRERVGLFGGQLRAGPRDGGGFEVTASFPLPAEVAR; this is encoded by the coding sequence ATGAGAACCCGTACGCAATGGCTCCGGCTCAGCGGACTCGCCGCCGCCGTCTTCCTGGCGATCGCCTTGGTGGAGATGTCCTCCGCGCCGGTGTTCCGGCCGGGCGACCTCGGCCTCACGGTGGTCTTGATGGGGTGCTTCCCGCTGGCGGTCTTCCTGCCCACGACGGCGATGACCGTGGCCATGCTCAGCATCCCGTTCGCCGCCTGGACCCAGCAGGGGCTGGGCGGCGCCCAGCTGATCGCCGAGCTGGTCCTGGTGGTCCACGGCAGCTACCGCAGCTCGGCGCGACGCTCGGTGATCGCCACGGTCGCCGCCGCGACAGTCCCGCCGGCCGGTTTGGTGGTGTTCGCCGGTCAGGAGCCGTGGGAGTTCGTTTTCTTCGGCGTCTTCGTCACGCTCGCCTGGGCCCTGGGCGCACTGCTGCGGCGCGAGCAGACCCGCTCGCGGCAACTGGCCGAACTCGCCGCCGAGCTGGCCGCCGAACGGCAGGCCCGGGAACGCGCCATCGTCGACGAGGAACGCGCTCGCATCTCGCGCGAGCTGCACGACGCGGTCGCGCACACGGTCAGCGTGATGACCATGCAGGCCGGGGTGCTGCGCCGCCGGCTGTCCGACCGCCCGGTCGAACGGGACGCGCTGGCCCAGGTCGAGGAGCTGGGCCGGCGCAGCGTGCAGGAGATCCGCCGGGTGGTCGGTCTGCTGCGGCCGGACGACGCGGACGGTCTGGGACCGGCCCCGGCACTGCACCGTCTCGGCGACCTCGTCGGTCAGGTCCGCGCGGCCGGCCTGGACGTGCAGCTCACGGTGAGCGGCGACCAGGTCGAGGTGCCGCCGAGCATGGACACCTCGGCGTACCGGGTGGTTCAGGAAGGACTGACCAACGTGCTGCGCCATGCCGGCGCCGCCCACGCCACGGTGACCGTCGTCTACGCCCCGGACGCCCTCTCGGTGACGGTGTCGGACGACGGGAACGGGCCGTCGGAGCGGACCCGGGCCGGACACGGACTGGTGGGCATGCGCGAGCGGGTCGGGTTGTTCGGGGGTCAGCTGCGGGCCGGGCCCCGCGACGGCGGCGGGTTCGAGGTCACGGCCTCGTTCCCGCTCCCCGCGGAGGTGGCCCGATGA
- a CDS encoding response regulator — protein sequence MIRVLLADDEAIMRAGLRMLISDEPDMEVVGEAADGAAAIRLAAQLVPDVVLMDARMPGVDGIGAARVIAGQYPSVRVLVLTTFDEDVLVDGALRAGVAGFLLKVSPPEQLLEALREVAAGRGLLDPAVVPRIITRYADIPQARPRDPRLGKLTARESEVLALVGRGLSNAEIAARLFLGETTVKTHLGRALDKLGLRDRSQAIAYAYASGLIAPGDD from the coding sequence ATGATCCGGGTGCTGCTCGCCGACGACGAGGCGATCATGCGGGCCGGTCTGCGGATGCTGATCTCCGACGAACCGGACATGGAGGTGGTCGGCGAGGCCGCGGACGGCGCCGCGGCTATCCGCCTGGCCGCTCAGCTCGTGCCGGACGTGGTGCTGATGGACGCGCGGATGCCCGGCGTGGACGGGATCGGCGCCGCACGGGTCATCGCCGGCCAGTACCCTTCCGTACGGGTTCTGGTGCTCACGACCTTCGACGAGGACGTGCTGGTCGACGGCGCTCTGCGCGCCGGGGTGGCCGGCTTCCTGCTCAAAGTGTCACCCCCGGAGCAGCTGCTGGAAGCCCTGCGTGAGGTGGCCGCCGGGCGCGGTCTGCTCGACCCGGCGGTGGTGCCGCGGATCATCACCCGGTATGCGGACATCCCGCAGGCCCGGCCGCGCGACCCACGGCTGGGCAAGCTGACCGCCCGCGAGAGCGAGGTGCTGGCCCTGGTCGGCCGGGGACTGTCCAACGCGGAGATCGCCGCCCGCCTGTTCCTGGGCGAGACCACGGTGAAGACGCACCTGGGCCGGGCCCTGGACAAGCTGGGACTGCGCGACCGGTCCCAAGCCATCGCGTACGCCTACGCGAGCGGTCTCATCGCACCGGGTGACGACTGA